One Myotis daubentonii chromosome 12, mMyoDau2.1, whole genome shotgun sequence genomic region harbors:
- the SIX2 gene encoding homeobox protein SIX2 isoform X1, translating into MSMLPTFGFTQEQVACVCEVLQQGGNIERLGRFLWSLPACEHLHKNESVLKAKAVVAFHRGNFRELYKILESHQFSPHNHAKLQQLWLKAHYIEAEKLRGRPLGAVGKYRVRRKFPLPRSIWDGEETSYCFKEKSRSVLREWYAHNPYPSPREKRELAEATGLTTTQVSNWFKNRRQRDRAAEAKERYEENSENSNSNSHNPLAASLNGSGKSVLGSSEDEKTPSGTPDHSSSSPALLLSPPPPPGLPSLHSLGHPPGPSAVPVPVPVPGGGGTDPLQHHHGLQDSILNPMSANLVDLGS; encoded by the exons ATGTCCATGCTGCCCACCTTCGGCTTCACGCAGGAGCAAGTGGCGTGCGTGTGCGAGGTGCTGCAGCAGGGCGGCAACATCGAGCGGCTGGGCCGCTTTCTGTGGTCGCTGCCCGCCTGCGAGCACCTTCACAAGAATGAAAGCGTGCTCAAGGCCAAGGCGGTGGTGGCCTTCCACCGCGGCAACTTCCGCGAGCTCTACAAGATCCTGGAGAGCCACCAGTTCTCGCCGCACAACCACGCCAAGCTGCAGCAGCTGTGGCTCAAGGCGCACTACATCGAGGCCGAGAAGCTGCGCGGCCGGCCCCTGGGTGCTGTGGGCAAGTACCGCGTGCGCCGCAAGTTTCCGCTGCCGCGCTCCATCTGGGACGGCGAGGAGACCAGCTACTGCTTCAAGGAAAAGAGTCGCAGCGTGTTGCGCGAGTGGTACGCGCACAACCCCTACCCCTCCCCGCGGGAGAAGCGGGAGCTGGCGGAGGCCACGGGTCTCACTACCACACAGGTCAGCAACTGGTTCAAGAACCGGCGACAGCGTGACCGGGCAGCCGAGGCCAAGGAAAGGTACGA GGAGAACAGCGAGAACTCCAACTCCAACAGCCACAACCCGCTGGCGGCGTCGCTGAATGGCAGCGGCAAGTCGGTGCTAGGCAGCTCCGAGGACGAGAAGACGCCGTCGGGGACCCCAGACCACTCGTCGTCCAGCCCCGCGCTGCTGCTCAGCCCGCCGCCGCCACCCGGGCTGCCATCCCTGCACAGCCTGGGCCACCCTCCGGGCCCCAGCGCCGTGCCCGTGCCGGTGCCCGTGCCAGGCGGAGGCGGCACGGACCCGCTGCAGCACCACCACGGCCTGCAGGACTCCATTCTCAACCCCATGTCAGCCAACCTCGTGGACCTGGGCTCCTAG
- the SIX2 gene encoding homeobox protein SIX2 isoform X2 — translation MSMLPTFGFTQEQVACVCEVLQQGGNIERLGRFLWSLPACEHLHKNESVLKAKAVVAFHRGNFRELYKILESHQFSPHNHAKLQQLWLKAHYIEAEKLRGRPLGAVGKYRVRRKFPLPRSIWDGEETSYCFKEKSRSVLREWYAHNPYPSPREKRELAEATGLTTTQVSNWFKNRRQRDRAAEAKERENSENSNSNSHNPLAASLNGSGKSVLGSSEDEKTPSGTPDHSSSSPALLLSPPPPPGLPSLHSLGHPPGPSAVPVPVPVPGGGGTDPLQHHHGLQDSILNPMSANLVDLGS, via the exons ATGTCCATGCTGCCCACCTTCGGCTTCACGCAGGAGCAAGTGGCGTGCGTGTGCGAGGTGCTGCAGCAGGGCGGCAACATCGAGCGGCTGGGCCGCTTTCTGTGGTCGCTGCCCGCCTGCGAGCACCTTCACAAGAATGAAAGCGTGCTCAAGGCCAAGGCGGTGGTGGCCTTCCACCGCGGCAACTTCCGCGAGCTCTACAAGATCCTGGAGAGCCACCAGTTCTCGCCGCACAACCACGCCAAGCTGCAGCAGCTGTGGCTCAAGGCGCACTACATCGAGGCCGAGAAGCTGCGCGGCCGGCCCCTGGGTGCTGTGGGCAAGTACCGCGTGCGCCGCAAGTTTCCGCTGCCGCGCTCCATCTGGGACGGCGAGGAGACCAGCTACTGCTTCAAGGAAAAGAGTCGCAGCGTGTTGCGCGAGTGGTACGCGCACAACCCCTACCCCTCCCCGCGGGAGAAGCGGGAGCTGGCGGAGGCCACGGGTCTCACTACCACACAGGTCAGCAACTGGTTCAAGAACCGGCGACAGCGTGACCGGGCAGCCGAGGCCAAGGAAAG GGAGAACAGCGAGAACTCCAACTCCAACAGCCACAACCCGCTGGCGGCGTCGCTGAATGGCAGCGGCAAGTCGGTGCTAGGCAGCTCCGAGGACGAGAAGACGCCGTCGGGGACCCCAGACCACTCGTCGTCCAGCCCCGCGCTGCTGCTCAGCCCGCCGCCGCCACCCGGGCTGCCATCCCTGCACAGCCTGGGCCACCCTCCGGGCCCCAGCGCCGTGCCCGTGCCGGTGCCCGTGCCAGGCGGAGGCGGCACGGACCCGCTGCAGCACCACCACGGCCTGCAGGACTCCATTCTCAACCCCATGTCAGCCAACCTCGTGGACCTGGGCTCCTAG